A window of the Brassica oleracea var. oleracea cultivar TO1000 chromosome C1, BOL, whole genome shotgun sequence genome harbors these coding sequences:
- the LOC106334222 gene encoding uncharacterized protein LOC106334222, giving the protein MAILAIFSRKIARIIFLLVMDINLVEVMQGMSIEEDKPIIIPEDDTYCAMERGRSSLLGRLLNPEAQNMSRMLRTMPKIWKVYERVRGIALSRDRFQFFFDLETDIKTVLKQGFWTFNDWGMALERWVEAPPRSYLQTAAVWVRLRNIPVNYLTAKTIDAIADGIGHVEVIEFDPEKPLLNDYVRVQVTIDLNVPVRDKKSLNLPGGRVEYIDVEYERIRKKCYHCMRLSHEKQKCSLLQRTKNKGKEVAVPPNGKQHQPSGSRQHHIDLTEKLMPLLAPSVPPGFEPHSSIVAPEVFEEMRTYMNCVDPEERRIREIKMRKTLDELSRDPVAQRACLIGKSSGPLD; this is encoded by the coding sequence ATGGCGATTTTGGCGATTTTTTCTAGGAAAATAGCCAGAATCATCTTTCTCTTGGTGATGGATATTAATCTTGTTGAAGTGATGCAAGGAATGTCGATTGAGGAGGATAAGCCAATCATCATACCAGAGGACGATACTTATTGTGCGATGGAAAGAGGAAGAAGTAGTCTTCTGGGAAGATTGCTTAATCCAGAGGCGCAGAACATGTCTCGAATGCTGAGAACGATGCCAAAGATATGGAAAGTGTACGAGAGAGTCAGGGGAATTGCGCTTTCAAGAGATAGATTTCAGTTTTTTTTTGATCTTGAGACTGATATCAAGACAGTGCTGAAGCAAGGATTCTGGACTTTCAATGATTGGGGAATGGCCCTGGAGAGATGGGTTGAAGCTCCTCCGAGATCCTACCTTCAAACAGCAGCAGTGTGGGTCAGACTGAGAAACATTCCAGTTAACTATCTCACGGCGAAAACGATAGATGCGATTGCTGATGGCATTGGCCATGTGGAGGTGATTGAGTTTGACCCGGAGAAACCCTTACTCAATGATTATGTGAGGGTTCAAGTGACCATTGATCTCAACGTCCCGGTGAGAGACAAGAAGTCGCTCAACTTACCTGGTGGTCGAGTGGAATACATTGATGTAGAGTATGAAAGAATAAGGAAGAAGTGCTATCATTGTATGCGGCTGTCACATGAGAAACAAAAATGTTCTCTCCTTCAGAGAACGAAGAACAAAGGAAAAGAGGTGGCTGTGCCTCCTAATGGTAAGCAACACCAGCCTAGTGGTAGCCGTCAACATCACATTGACTTGACTGAAAAACTTATGCCTCTCTTAGCACCATCGGTACCTCCGGGTTTTGAGCCTCACAGCTCCATTGTGGCCCCTGAGGTGTTTGAAGAGATGAGAACTTACATGAACTGTGTCGACCCAGAGGAGAGAAGAATAAGGGAAATTAAAATGAGGAAGACCTTGGATGAGCTGTCGAGAGATCCGGTTGCACAAAGAGCATGTTTGATTGGAAAAAGCTCCGGTCCTCTCGATTGA
- the LOC106322993 gene encoding dolichol kinase has translation MAKTKTPLVTGERVVVAVVVSRVILSPPLSLISHGFSLFLLCLFAFLVEIRAETSPFLLSRFSPRRGASSGILLGAVTLPSVMLSKLVQLTRAISLHEAEQDELSHVTMQYWAASASCCAILIYLSVIMSQAKKTESLSSSLWLTRVSLTGTVFYGVACFVSLSMISHTGLNTSLKMLWMLFHGLAAVKLIRHLLCTFPSCASIGEALLVTSGLVLYFGDFLACTIAKICENLIPVDLVSISYGIKRSETGIIVQGLLLGLLLFPMVFRCVLHIYETFLRKRDGGQRNCTDAAKSILFFVSLVFFMVLAVPSWMQFVHDFHQHPFLWVLTFVFSEPLKRISLCIYWVLLIVVSVSRFYSISRSSKVERILLRKYYHLMAVLMFLPALVLQPKFLDLAFGAALAVFVALEIIRIWRVQPLGEPLHHFMNAFTDHRDSELLIVSHFSLLLGCALPIWMSSGFNDRALSPFSGILSLGIGDTMASMVGHKYGVLRWSKTGKKTVEGTAAGITSVMAVCFVLVPVLASMGYILSQGWWSLLLAVTATGMLEAYTAQLDNAFIPLVFYSLLCL, from the exons ATGGCGAAGACGAAGACGCCGTTAGTGACGGGAGAGAGAGTTGTAGTGGCAGTCGTGGTTTCTCGCGTTATCCTCTCTCCCCCTCTATCTCTCATCTCTCATGGCTTCTCCCTCTTCCTCCTCTGCCTCTTCGCCTTCCTCGTCGAAATACGGGCGGAGACTTCTCCCTTTCTTCTCTCTCGTTTCAGCCCCAG GCGAGGTGCATCTTCAGGGATATTGCTGGGAGCAGTAACACTTCCTTCTGTTATGTTATCTAAGTTGGTACAGCTTACAAGAGCCATCTCACTTCATGAAGCTGAACAAGATG AGCTCTCGCATGTTACAATGCAGTACTGGGCAGCATCTGCAAGCTGCTGCGCCATACTTATATATCTCTCTGTAATTATGTCTCAAGCCAAGAAAACTGAGTCTTTGTCCTCGTCGCTTTGGCTTACGAGGGTTAGTTTAACTGGCACGGTCTTTTATGGGGTGGCATGCTTTGTTTCACTTTCCATGATATCACACACTG GCTTGAACACTTCATTAAAAATGTTGTGGATGTTATTTCACGGCCTTGCAGCTGTGAAGTTAATTCGACATTTGCTTTGCACTTTCCCTTCCTGTGCCTCCATCG GGGAAGCACTTCTCGTAACCAGTGGCCTTGTTCTCTATTTTGGCGACTTTTTGGCATGCACAATTGCAAAG ATCTGCGAGAATTTGATACCTGTGGATCTCGTCTCAATAAGCTATGGAATAAAGAGATCTGAAACCGGCATAATCGTCCAG GGTCTACTGTTGGGCCTCCTACTTTTCCCTATGGTGTTTAGATGTGTTCTGCATATATACGAAACCTTTTTGAGAAAAAGAGACGGTGGACAAAGAAACTGCACTGATGCTGCAAAATCTATCTTATTCTTTGTTTCACTTGTATTCTTTATGGTCCTCGCTGTTCCTTCTTGGATGCAGTTTGTTCATGATTTCCACCAGCATCCCTTCTTATG GGTGCTTACATTTGTCTTTTCTGAACCTCTGAAGAGGATTTCACTATGTATCTACTGGGTGCTGTTGATCGTTGTGTCTGTCTCAAGATTCTACAGCATCTCGAGGAGTAGCAAGGTTGAGAGAATCCTGCTCCGGAAGTACTACCATCTGATGGCAGTTTTAATGTTCTTGCCGGCTCTTGTCTTGCAG CCTAAGTTTCTCGATCTAGCATTTGGTGCAGCACTGGCGGTTTTCGTTGCATTGGAGATCATTCGA ATCTGGAGAGTACAGCCGCTTGGAGAGCCTTTACATCATTTCATGAATGCTTTCACAGACCATCGTGACTCAGAGCTTCTGATCGTCAG CCACTTCTCACTCTTACTGGGGTGTGCGCTTCCAATATGGATGTCTTCTGGGTTCAATGACCGAGCTTTATCCCCATTTTCTGGGATCCTAAGCCTCGGGATTGGAGACACAATG GCATCAATGGTTGGTCACAAATATGGAGTATTAAGATGGAGCAAGACAGGAA AGAAAACAGTAGAAGGAACAGCAGCAGGAATAACGTCGGTGATGGCAGTGTGCTTTGTGCTGGTCCCAGTGTTAGCATCAATGGGTTATATACTAAGCCAAGGATGGTGGTCGCTTCTTCTTGCGGTTACTGCCACCGGTATGTTGGAAGCTTACACGGCGCAGTTAGACAACGCATTTATACCTCTTGTCTTCTATTCACTCCTCTGCTTATAG